Proteins from a genomic interval of Trichoderma breve strain T069 chromosome 2, whole genome shotgun sequence:
- a CDS encoding gar1/Naf1 RNA binding region domain-containing protein, producing the protein MSFRGGSRGGGRGGSGGGFRGGRGGFQQRDMGPPAQVLEMGKFVHACEGEMVCESINPKVPHFNAQIFLENKTAVGKVDEVLGPINQVFFTVKPSEGIQAASFKEGDKFYIAPEKLLPLDKFLPKPKPPPGAPKPKRAGGSSRGGPRGGGRGGFSRGGRGGPGGGRGGFSRGGGGGFGGRGGRGGSGGFSRGGAGGGRGRGGFSRGGRGF; encoded by the exons ATGTCCTTCCGAGGCGGGTCTCGCGGTGGTGGTCGTGGAGGGTCTGGCGGCGGCTTTCGAGGCGGACGGGGAGGATTCCAGCAGAGGGACATGGGCCCGCCGGCGCAGGTTCTAG AAATGGGCAAGTTCGTCCACGCCTGCGAGGGCGAAATGGTCTGCGAGTCCATCAACCCCAAAGTCCCCCACTTCAACGCCCAAATCTTCCTCGAGAACAAGACGGCCGTCGGCAAGGTCGACGAGGTCCTCGGCCCCATCAACCAGGTCTTCTTCACCGTCAAGCCCTCCGAGGGCATCCAGGCCGCCTCCTTCAAGGAGGGCGACAAGTTCTACATCGCCCCCGAGAAGCTCCTGCCCCTCGACAAGTTCTtgcccaagcccaagccccCGCCCGGTGCGCCCAAGCCTAAGCGCGCGGGAGGCAGCTCCCGTGGTGGCCCCCGTGGAGGCGGTCGTGGTGGGTTCTCTCGCGGTGGACGTGGTGGTCCTGGTGGTGGCCGTGGAGGCTTCTCgcgaggtggtggtggtggcttcGGCGGTCGTGGTGGCCGtggaggcagcggcggcttCTCCAGGGGCGGTGCTGGTGGCGGCAGGGGACGTGGCGGCTTCAGCAGGGGAGGACGTGGATTCTaa
- a CDS encoding whi5 like domain-containing protein codes for MMASPLKKQPQDVADCVLKRAEVSKIARRLQNRLALAQFKTKHGWEDLTLDLIEPKVEEVRRKRLYEGDVLSDSSSSASDLPYPTKTLMSSPLKAPLFSDAVGSSNGSSGHRKRTYFASFDNNASSPTKRFRGSPTTHKSFGGHTLWKDGHQLTHSSPMKPRRQQHFTTSAGPDVSFFQQRRMTSELNAHPNFTAPDEDDDDLLPAHSFAANIRSSPPRTPPMQSRTLRKRGDGAEGGQEGADLLLYLAASPSPAVKPNRSRMERPSTPPPKNSKLDLPSAMMTTPGGGNPFPNTPGQGFDFADFVNITPSPAQKVWKTPNPLTGARTPRSVARKRLTFDEPRP; via the exons ATGATGGCCTCGCCTTTGAAGAAGCAACCGCAGGATGTAGCCGACTGCGTCTTGAAGCGTGCAGAAGTCAGCAAG ATTGCCCGCCGACTCCAGAACCGCCTCGCACTTGCGCAATTCAAGACCAAGCATGGCTGGGAAGACCTCACGCTCGACCTCATCGAACCCAAGGTGGAAGAAGTCCGACGCAAGCGTCTCTACGAGGGCGATGTTCTCTCCGACTCTTCGTCCAGTGCATCCGACCTGCCGTACCCGACCAAGACGCTGATGAGCTCTCCCCTCAAGGCACCCTTGTTCTCCGATGCCGTCGGTTCAAGCAATGGCAGCTCCGGGCATCGCAAACGCACCTACTTTGCCTCGTTTGACAACAACGCCTCGAGTCCTACCAAGCGCTTCCGCGGCTCCCCGACAACGCACAAGTCATTTGGCGGGCATACCCTGTGGAAGGATGGACACCAGCTCACGCATTCGTCCCCCATGAAACcccggcggcagcagcacttCACCACCTCGGCCGGACCGGACGTCTCTttcttccagcagcggcGAATGACCAGCGAGCTGAATGCTCACCCGAATTTCACCGCCCcggatgaggacgatgacgatctTTTGCCCGCACACTCGTTTGCTGCAAACATTCGGTCTTCTCCGCCTCGCACGCCGCCAATGCAGTCCCGGACCTTGAGAAAGAGGGGAGACGGCGCCGAGGGTGGCCAGGAGGGAGCGGATCTTCTGCTGTACCTGGCagcatcgccgtcgccagCGGTCAAGCCAAACAGGTCCCGGATGGAGCGGCCGTCGACACCACCGCCCAAGAATAGCAAGCTGGATCTGCCCTCGGCCATGATGACCACGCCTGGAGGAGGCAATCCTTTCCCCAACACCCCTGGACAAGGCTTCGACTTTGCCGACTTTGTCAACATCACCCCAAGCCCAGCTCAAAAAGTCTGGAAGACACCAAACCCCCTCACCGGCGCTCGCACTCCCCGCAGCGTGGCCAGGAAGCGCCTTACGTTTGATGAGCCTCGACCCTGA
- a CDS encoding putative peptidase family domain-containing protein: MAPAFLSLKDLRRRSRASFRTDNSNDTSSDGTLSHETNDTTPSSGSLTPPSMAQSDPALNLQVKDSNGSGQYPAQAQARPMLVPGGNSSRYSVSGMSGLGSPAPNGRTNLPVSQYAPRVQNIAENAWVYQKVLLLHGTVGETEQNHLEGTVTISKLDDSFPPTSWPVCNSHFKALLYLQPGPNKIRLEFSSPKLANSSSSNNIHASYLTLHMVPSLNAPPLQLAIVLGKDSPGTFDATPSRAEREGNGLETAVKKFRMAAYLWQAFTAEQMWRHKLGRRTFRFEEEWTSGSANLRDRENGIMRSEARVHIIRSDKTVAELQDLNKAQQYDKATDKNALFDIASAAVKKHLNPLPGQKQYVAVLLLDAHWDKDAKTIRSHAALGGGSGELQLGIFGSHCLHSYPGCFEEVVPAFTDCTPTDTAHVANDCNEAGSSWEAANIGIGAHLHEVGHLFGCPHQEGGIMLRDYVVLNRSFVAREAYSTRTKSKGGLALQADECGWHRLDCLRFRAHPAFRLPNDAPMNPDESVQAFAIDGEIYGEGDDVCRAWIEYMPDNNSPIQRQVTMTEQDLRARLPEAKRKGRVRVSIKSHGGGSLDIDDFKVFASKQSSVKLPGGKVAFRCKSLGQSKMQGSEPQEAIFTSAVKQDRVMSRVIVYHGSALDGLEFVYDDNSTQLFGKRGGKEGGDTFEFDIRRGEYLSGFVVRAGFWIDGIQLLTSLGRKSAMFGKAHGGSAHTLIPPRGYTICGVAGTCGAWLDGFSILIKH; this comes from the exons ATGGCCCCAGCGTTTCTCTCCCTCAAAGACTTGCGTCGCCGGTCTAGAGCAAGTTTCCGAACAGACAACTCAAACGACACCTCCAGCGATGGAACTTTGAGCCATGAAACAAACGACACCACACCGTCAAGCGGCTCGTTAACACCGCCATCCATGGCCCAGTCAGATCCCGCGCTTAATCTACAGGTCAAGGACAGCAATGGGTCTGGCCAGTAtccagctcaagctcaagcccgACCCATGCTGGTGCCTGGCGGAAATTCCAGTCGATACAGCGTCTCGGGCATGTCAGGCCTTGGATCTCCTGCGCCCAACGGAAGGACCAATCTGCCAGTCTCCCAGTATGCTCCTCGTGTCCAAAACATTGCGGAAAATGCATGG GTATACCAAAAGGTTCTCTTGTTGCATGGTACAGTTGGAGAGACGGAGCAGAACCACCTTGAAGGCACCGTCACCATCAGCAAACTCGATGACTCCTTTCCACCGACCAGCTGGCCTGTATGCAATTCTCACTTCAAAGCTCTTCTATATCTGCAACCTGGCCCCAACAAGATCAGACTTGAATTCTCTAGCCCGAAACTGGCCAACAGCTCGTCTTCAAACAACATCCATGCCTCGTACCTTACTCTCCACATGGTGCCTTCGTTAAACGCTCCTCCGTTGCAGCTCGCTATTGTGCTAGGCAAAGACTCACCCGGGACATTTGATGCGACGCCGTCGCGGGCTGAACGGGAAGGTAACGGCCTGGAGACGGCTGTCAAGAAGTTTCGGATGGCAGCCTATCTCTGGCAGGCATTTACTGCAGAACAGATGTGGAGGCACAAGCTTGGGCGACGAACATTTCGATTCGAAGAGGAATGGACGTCTGGTTCTGCCAACCTCCGCGACAGAgagaatggcatcatgaGATCTGAAGCCCGCGTTCACATTATCCGATCCGACAAGACGGTGGCGGAGCTGCAGGATCTTAACAAGGCGCAACAGTATGATAAGGCCACGGATAAGAATGCTCTCTTCGACATTGCTTCGGCAGCAGTCAAGAAGCATCTGAATCCCCTACCTGGCCAGAAGCAATATGTTGCCGTTCTCCTGCTCGATGCTCACTGGGATAAGGACGCCAAAACCATTCGAAGTCATGCCGCacttggcggcggcagcggagaGCTGCAACTGGGCATCTTTGGGTCGCACTGCCTGCATAGCTATCCCGGCTGTTTCGAAGAGGTCGTGCCAGCCTTTACCGATTGCACACCGACGGACACGGCGCATGTGGCCAACGACTGCAACGAGGCAGGAAGCTCCTGGGAGGCGGCAAACATTGGCATCGGTGCGCATCTGCACGAGGTTGGCCATTTGTTTGGATGCCCccaccaagaaggaggaaTTATGCTCAGAGACTACGTTGTTCTTAACCGAAGTTTCGTGGCTCGTGAGGCGTATTCCACCAGAACCAAGTCCAAGGGAGGATTGGCCTTGCAGGCAGATGAGTGCGGCTGGCATCGTCTGGACTGCCTTCGCTTCCGAGCACATCCCGCCTTTAGGCTGCCCAACGATGCCCCGATGAATCCCGACGAAAGCGTCCAGGCATTTGCCATTGACGGCG AGATTTACGGTGAGGGAGACGATGTGTGCCGTGCATGGATCGAGTATATGCCGGACAACAATAGTCCCATTCAGCGACAAGTGACAATGACCGAACAAGATTTGCGGGCACGCCTGCCAGAAGCCAAGAGAAAGGGTCGCGTAAGGGTGTCTATCAAATCCCACGGCGGAGGATCTTTGGATATCGACGACTTCAAAGTATTTGCGTCAAAGCAGTCATCGGTGAAGCTGCCGGGCGGCAAGGTAGCCTTCCGGTGCAAAAGCCTCGGACAGTCAAAGATGCAAGGCAGCGAGCCCCAAGAGGCAATCTTCACCAGCGCTGTGAAGCAGGACCGGGTCATGTCTCGCGTTATTGTGTATCACGGCTCAGCACTAGATGGGCTGGAGTTTGTTTATGACGATAATTCGACACAGCTGTTTGGCAAGAGGGGAGGCAAAGAGGGAGGTGACACATTTGAATTTG ACATCCGACGCGGAGAGTACCTCAGTGGTTTTGTCGTGAGGGCTGGCTTTTGGATCGATGGCATTCAGCTCTTGACCAGCCTTGGTAGAAAATCAGCCATGTTTGGAAAAGCCCATGGTGGTTCTGC ACACACTCTGATACCTCCTCGAGGCTATACTATCTGCGGTGTTGCCGGCACATGTGGCGCGTGGCTGGATGGcttctccattctcatcaagcATTAA
- a CDS encoding CDP-alcohol phosphatidyltransferase domain-containing protein has translation MSKRSSAASAGENGVTSRESPPANQPAIDKQKMLLSADVGHFSLVRAMHLADLITLMNGFCGVMSIFSSLHSCLDAPNRESHLGWALAFLPFGLFFDFLDGKVARWRKKSSLMGQELDSLADLISFGVAPAMVAFSIGLRTTVDTVGLTFFVLCGLTRLARFNVTVAVLPKDASGKSKYFEGTPIPTSLGLDALMGYWLKQGWILDNIPFGTLLEGTPLEFHPAVLLFMIHGCMMTSKTIRIPKP, from the exons ATGTCAAAACGGTCCAGTGCCGCCTCGGCGGGTGAGAACGGCGTGACCTCGAGAGAGTCGCCGCCGGCAAACCAACCAG CCATTGACAAGCAAAAGATGCTTCTTTCTGCAGACGTGGGCCATTTCTCGCTGGTACGGGCCATGCACCTCGCAGATCTCATTACTCTTATGAACG GCTTCTGCGGTGTCATGTCGATATTCTCGTCCTTACACTCGTGCCTCGACGCCCCCAATCGAGAGAGCCATTTGGGGTGGGCGCTGGCCTTTTTGCCATTTGGCCTGTTCTTCGACTTCCTCGACGGCAAAGTTGCCcgatggaggaagaagagcagcctcATGGGCCAGGAGCTGGATTCCCTTGCCGACTTG ATCTCGTTTGGTGTCGCCCCCGCCATGGTGGCCTTTTCAATTGGTCTTCGAACTACTGTTGATACCGTTGGCCTCACCTTCTTCGTCCTGTGCGGCCTGACCCGACTGGCCCGCTTCAACGTTACCGTCGCGGTTTTGCCTAAGGACGCCAGTGGCAAGAGCAAATATTTCGAGGGCACTCCCATCCCGACGTCGCTGGGCTTGGATGCCCTCATGGGTTACTGGCTGAAGCAGggctggatcttggacaACATCCCCTTTGGCACCTTGCTTGAGGGTACTCCGCTCGAGTTCCACCCCGCCGTGCTTTTGTTCATGATTCACGGCTGCATGATGACCAGCAAGACGATTCGCATTCCAAAGCCCTAA